A genomic segment from Spinacia oleracea cultivar Varoflay chromosome 3, BTI_SOV_V1, whole genome shotgun sequence encodes:
- the LOC110801469 gene encoding peroxidase 29 isoform X2, whose translation MGEVILPFILIILVYAASATNPVPKGLSYNFYDKTCPQLEDTVRAALNPVFITDPTTAPALLRLMFHDCQVQGCDASILIDVSDSAPSKPSELGAKKNFGIRKRELINQIKSRLEIECPGQVSCADIIVLAARESVAISGGPRIKVPLGRRDSLSASSSEVADASLPSSDIGVDDTLSLFAKLGMTTQETVAIMGSHTLGITHCLNIMDRLYMPSNAKASSMDPRFEALLKFSCPEFTPLSQNTSFVFNDPSTFIFDNLYYQNSLQRRGVLRIDAELPLNIKTAGIVEHFAANDDDFFQEFTSAFLKLSYAGVLTGNHGVIRSMCNFVDN comes from the exons ATGGGTGAAGTTATCCTACCATTTATTCTAATCATTCTTGTTTATGCAGCTAGTGCTACCAATCCTGTTCCTAAAGGTCTTTCTTATAACTTTTATGACAAAACTTGCCCTCAACTCGAAGATACTGTAAGAGCTGCCCTTAATCCTGTCTTTATTACTGATCCCACTACTGCACCTGCTCTGCTTAGGCTCATGTTCCATGACTGCCAAGTTCAG GGTTGTGATGCATCGATTCTGATCGATGTTTCAGACTCGGCCCCCTCAAAGCCAtcagagttgggagcaaaaaagaaCTTTGGTATTCGAAAGAGGGAATTgattaatcaaataaaatcaagGCTTGAAATAGAATGTCCTGGACAAGTCTCTTGTGCTGACATTATAGTGTTGGCTGCAAGAGAATCAGTGGCTATTTCCGGGGGTCCAAGGATCAAAGTTCCTTTAGGTAGGAGAGATTCACTCTCTGCTTCAAGCTCTGAAGTTGCTGATGCTTCCCTCCCTTCATCTGATATTGGAGTTGATGATACCCTTAGCCTTTTTGCCAAGCTTGGGATGACTACCCAGGAAACAGTTGCTATTATGG GGTCACATACTTTAGGAATCACACATTGCTTAAACATCATGGACCGATTGTACATGCCATCTAACGCCAAAGCAAGCAGCATGGATCCCAGATTTGAAGCACTCCTGAAATTCAGTTGTCCTGAGTTTACACCCTTATCTCAGAATACAAGTTTTGTGTTTAATGATCCTTCAACATTTATATTTGACAATTTGTATTACCAGAACTCCTTGCAGCGCCGAGGTGTGCTAAGGATTGATGCAGAGTTACCCCTAAACATTAAAACTGCAGGAATTGTGGAGCATTTTGCTGCTAATGACGACGATTTCTTTCAAGAATTTACTTCCGCTTTTTTAAAGTTGTCATATGCAGGAGTTTTAACTGGTAATCATGGTGTAATTAGGAGTATGTGTAACTTTGTAGACAATTGA
- the LOC110801469 gene encoding peroxidase 29 isoform X1: MGEVILPFILIILVYAASATNPVPKGLSYNFYDKTCPQLEDTVRAALNPVFITDPTTAPALLRLMFHDCQVQGCDASILIDVSDSAPSKPSELGAKKNFGIRKRELINQIKSRLEIECPGQVSCADIIVLAARESVAISGGPRIKVPLGRRDSLSASSSEVADASLPSSDIGVDDTLSLFAKLGMTTQETVAIMVMIAGSHTLGITHCLNIMDRLYMPSNAKASSMDPRFEALLKFSCPEFTPLSQNTSFVFNDPSTFIFDNLYYQNSLQRRGVLRIDAELPLNIKTAGIVEHFAANDDDFFQEFTSAFLKLSYAGVLTGNHGVIRSMCNFVDN, from the exons ATGGGTGAAGTTATCCTACCATTTATTCTAATCATTCTTGTTTATGCAGCTAGTGCTACCAATCCTGTTCCTAAAGGTCTTTCTTATAACTTTTATGACAAAACTTGCCCTCAACTCGAAGATACTGTAAGAGCTGCCCTTAATCCTGTCTTTATTACTGATCCCACTACTGCACCTGCTCTGCTTAGGCTCATGTTCCATGACTGCCAAGTTCAG GGTTGTGATGCATCGATTCTGATCGATGTTTCAGACTCGGCCCCCTCAAAGCCAtcagagttgggagcaaaaaagaaCTTTGGTATTCGAAAGAGGGAATTgattaatcaaataaaatcaagGCTTGAAATAGAATGTCCTGGACAAGTCTCTTGTGCTGACATTATAGTGTTGGCTGCAAGAGAATCAGTGGCTATTTCCGGGGGTCCAAGGATCAAAGTTCCTTTAGGTAGGAGAGATTCACTCTCTGCTTCAAGCTCTGAAGTTGCTGATGCTTCCCTCCCTTCATCTGATATTGGAGTTGATGATACCCTTAGCCTTTTTGCCAAGCTTGGGATGACTACCCAGGAAACAGTTGCTATTATGG TTATGATTGCAGGGTCACATACTTTAGGAATCACACATTGCTTAAACATCATGGACCGATTGTACATGCCATCTAACGCCAAAGCAAGCAGCATGGATCCCAGATTTGAAGCACTCCTGAAATTCAGTTGTCCTGAGTTTACACCCTTATCTCAGAATACAAGTTTTGTGTTTAATGATCCTTCAACATTTATATTTGACAATTTGTATTACCAGAACTCCTTGCAGCGCCGAGGTGTGCTAAGGATTGATGCAGAGTTACCCCTAAACATTAAAACTGCAGGAATTGTGGAGCATTTTGCTGCTAATGACGACGATTTCTTTCAAGAATTTACTTCCGCTTTTTTAAAGTTGTCATATGCAGGAGTTTTAACTGGTAATCATGGTGTAATTAGGAGTATGTGTAACTTTGTAGACAATTGA